The DNA sequence GACGAGGCGCTACCTGAACGTTCTGCCGTCTCCCGATGCATCACCTGTCACCTGCATGTCACCCTCTGACATCATCATCAAGACGGGCTCACCCAACTCACTTGAGGGAGAGAACGTGTTCAATTTCAGAGGATcaggttagagggagggagggaaggtgttaAACATCTCAGGAAACTGTCTCATACTTTCTTATCTCATCCCAGGTAAGAGGGGGAGTGGAAGCAGCAGCAGATTCTCCCCATGTGAGCTGAGTCCAGTGGACCAGTCCTGTGTCACCCCTCCCAGACAGCGACAGTGGTCTGAACCATGGCTAGCTATTCACAATCTGGCTCGACTTAACAAGGTCTAccaagagggaaggagggaaaggaaggtagagggaggagaggaagtaggAAAGGGAGAAAAAGGTTCTCTTCATCACGACTttaagaaggaaaggagggagaaggCCGAGCTAGAGGAAGAGGTGGGAGATGATAAGGAGAGTCGATCTGTCCATCTCTACCATAAGGAGATCTCTTCCGGGGCCTCttgttctctcctctttcccacaGAGGAGCACCTTTCCCAGGCAGCCCAGAGCAGACTGTCCCCTGAGAGGAGGCTAGCCCCTGGAGGTTCCACCTTGGATTTATACAGAGAACACCCCAGTACTCAAACTGCTTTACATTGTAGAGGGGGATCTAATGTCATCGGAGGCGACCCAATGACCCGGAAGTGCTCTGTGGACAGActtcctccctgctctccctctcgctgGCAGGGAGCTCGTAGGAACACCCTCCCTTCCTTGACTCCAGCTCCACCCCTTCTTCACCTGCCTCCCCTATCGTGTTATGAGTCTCACCTACAGGTCCCGCCCCTTGGCCTACCTGTTGCAGGTGTAGGCATGGTGTGTCGGACGCAGctgccctccccctcctcccctctttctctcactccgcCCCTTTCTcgcactctctcctcctcccccgctCTTCCCTTTAAAACAATATTTAGACCGGGCTTTctgcctcctctacccctctcctccacctcctcgtcctcctttgttccccctctccctccctccagtgaGAGGCCACCTCGACGTCACTCTATCCAGCTGGAGccgctgagag is a window from the Oncorhynchus tshawytscha isolate Ot180627B linkage group LG14, Otsh_v2.0, whole genome shotgun sequence genome containing:
- the LOC112266395 gene encoding uncharacterized protein LOC112266395; this translates as MSVPQDLLPDGSPLIGAARLGKLRLVRLLLEGGAQVNERNPGGETPLLAACKALRGEPTGPGTLKLLRYLLDNQADPNAQDRSGRTALMYSCMERAGAQLASTLLSAGADPSMEDYSGASAMVYAINAQHQPTLQVLLDACRAKGRDIIIITTEMGVSGGPVTRRYLNVLPSPDASPVTCMSPSDIIIKTGSPNSLEGENVFNFRGSGKRGSGSSSRFSPCELSPVDQSCVTPPRQRQWSEPWLAIHNLARLNKVYQEGRRERKVEGGEEVGKGEKGSLHHDFKKERREKAELEEEVGDDKESRSVHLYHKEISSGASCSLLFPTEEHLSQAAQSRLSPERRLAPGGSTLDLYREHPSTQTALHCRGGSNVIGGDPMTRKCSVDRLPPCSPSRWQGARRNTLPSLTPAPPLLHLPPLSCYESHLQVPPLGLPVAGVGMVCRTQLPSPSSPLSLTPPLSRTLSSSPALPFKTIFRPGFLPPLPLSSTSSSSFVPPLPPSSERPPRRHSIQLEPLRGEEEEE